One region of Triticum aestivum cultivar Chinese Spring chromosome 6B, IWGSC CS RefSeq v2.1, whole genome shotgun sequence genomic DNA includes:
- the LOC123137757 gene encoding cyclin-P4-1: protein MAEAGELVVSGAQQDDMLRVVAALAGILERVAERNDAVGTPAEAAPASAFRATTKPGISVRAYVARIARFAGCSPACYVVAYIYLDRLLQRARRFALAVDSYSVHRLLITTVLAAVKFMDDVCYNNAYFAKVGGISLVEMNYLEVDFLFGVGFDLNVTPETFGHYCAVLQSEMLCAEAPSAPPRLQHCCLSESEDDAASCGSQQQLAA, encoded by the exons ATGGCCGAGGCCGGGGAGCTGGTGGTGAGCGGCGCCCAGCAGGACGACATGCTGCGGGTGGTCGCCGCCCTGGCCGGCATCCTGGAGCGCGTCGCGGAGCGCAACGACGCGGTGGGCACGCCcgcggaggcggcgccggcgtcggCGTTCCGGGCGACGACCAAGCCGGGCATCTCGGTGCGCGCGTACGTGGCGCGCATCGCGCGGTTCGCCGGGTGCAGCCCCGCGTGCTACGTCGTCGCCTACATCTACCTCGACCGGCTGCTGCAGCGCGCCCGCCGCTTCGCCCTCGCCGTGGACTCCTACAGCGTGCACCGTCTCCTCATCACGACCGTGCTCGCCGCCGTCAAGTTCATGGATGACGT ATGCTACAACAACGCCTACTTCGCCAAGGTCGGGGGCATCAGCCTGGTCGAGATGAACTACCTGGAGGTTGACTTCCTGTTCGGCGTCGGGTTCGACCTCAACGTCACCCCGGAGACGTTCGGCCACTACTGCGCCGTGCTCCAGTCCGAGATGCTCTGCGCGGAGGCTCCTTCTGCGCCGCCGAGGCTGCAGCACTGCTGTCTCTCCGAATCCGAGGACGATGCCGCCAGCTGCGGCAGCCAGCAGCAGCTCGCGGCATGA